From a region of the Paracoccus sp. TOH genome:
- a CDS encoding UbiD family decarboxylase, translating into MRSLPPFPDLRAFLAFAEARGDLARIAAPVSLRHEMTAVQLAALRRGGPVLRFDAHDGPPMPVVTNLFATRERVAAGLGLALDEIPAFGGFLASLRSPEPPEGMRDALSRWPVLRAALAARPRLSRHAASQEEVLPGLDRLPVQTPWPEDGGPLITWPVVMTRPHGSEAADHGRYNLGVYRAQVLGPDRLILRWLAQRGGAAHHRSWLRAGEPMPVAIALGADPALLLAAALPLPETVSELGFSGVLRGARTELAAARTVPLMVPARAEIVVEGWVHPGETAPEGPFGDHTGYYNAVELFPVMRVSAVTCRRDPLYLTTVTGRPPDEPSVIGEVFNDLALPVIRSQIPEVRDLFLPPAACSYRMAVVRIDKAYPGQARRVMMALWGMLPQFCYTKMIVVVDGEIDIRNWDDVLWALSTRMDPARDVMLIDRTPMDYLDFASPREGLAGKIGIDATTKIGTETARDWGREMRLDPTHEARAAAILAEVVA; encoded by the coding sequence ATGCGCAGCCTGCCGCCCTTTCCCGACCTGCGGGCGTTTCTTGCCTTTGCCGAGGCGCGCGGCGATCTGGCGCGGATCGCCGCCCCCGTCTCGCTGCGCCACGAGATGACGGCGGTGCAGCTTGCCGCCCTGCGCCGTGGCGGGCCGGTGCTGCGCTTCGACGCGCATGACGGGCCACCGATGCCGGTGGTGACCAATCTTTTCGCCACGCGCGAGCGGGTGGCGGCCGGCCTGGGGCTGGCGCTGGACGAGATCCCGGCCTTCGGCGGCTTCCTGGCCAGCCTGCGCAGCCCCGAGCCGCCCGAGGGGATGCGCGACGCGCTGTCGCGCTGGCCGGTGCTGCGCGCGGCGCTGGCCGCCCGGCCGCGTCTGTCGCGCCATGCCGCCTCGCAAGAGGAGGTGCTGCCCGGCCTCGACCGTCTGCCGGTGCAGACCCCCTGGCCCGAGGATGGCGGGCCGCTGATCACCTGGCCCGTGGTCATGACCCGGCCGCACGGGTCCGAGGCCGCGGACCATGGCCGCTATAACCTGGGCGTCTATCGCGCCCAGGTGCTGGGGCCGGACCGGCTGATCCTGCGCTGGCTGGCGCAACGCGGCGGCGCGGCGCATCACCGCTCGTGGCTGCGCGCCGGCGAGCCGATGCCGGTCGCCATCGCGCTTGGCGCCGATCCGGCGCTGTTGCTGGCCGCCGCCCTGCCGCTGCCCGAGACCGTCTCGGAACTGGGCTTTTCCGGCGTGCTGCGCGGCGCGCGCACCGAACTCGCCGCCGCCCGCACCGTGCCGCTGATGGTGCCCGCCCGCGCCGAGATCGTCGTCGAGGGCTGGGTGCATCCCGGCGAAACCGCGCCCGAGGGGCCCTTCGGCGACCATACCGGCTATTACAACGCCGTCGAGCTATTCCCGGTCATGCGCGTCAGCGCCGTCACCTGCCGACGCGACCCGCTTTACCTGACCACGGTGACGGGCCGGCCGCCCGACGAGCCCTCGGTCATCGGCGAGGTGTTCAACGACCTGGCGCTGCCTGTGATCCGCAGCCAGATCCCCGAGGTCCGCGACCTGTTCCTGCCGCCCGCCGCCTGTTCCTACCGCATGGCGGTGGTGCGCATCGACAAGGCCTATCCCGGCCAGGCGCGGCGGGTGATGATGGCGCTTTGGGGCATGTTGCCGCAGTTCTGCTATACCAAGATGATCGTGGTGGTGGATGGCGAAATCGACATCCGCAACTGGGACGACGTGCTTTGGGCCTTGTCCACGCGCATGGATCCGGCGCGCGATGTCATGCTGATCGACCGCACGCCGATGGACTACCTGGACTTCGCCTCGCCGCGCGAGGGGCTGGCCGGCAAGATCGGCATCGACGCCACCACCAAGATCGGCACCGAGACCGCCCGCGACTGGGGCCGCGAGATGCGCCTCGACCCCACGCATGAGGCGCGGGCGGCGGCGATCCTGGCGGAGGTCGTGGCATGA
- a CDS encoding U32 family peptidase, whose product MDLTIGPIAFFWNAETVRGFYRTLAASPARRVVIGEWVCSKRLPFWQQEIPGAVECLRTAGKEVALSTLSLITLRRERRQTEELFATGLPVEIADLGALKHLPEGMPFQVGPLVNVYNEGTLEWLARKGATRICLPPELPLASVARLAAAGAAAGLAVEVWGHGRAPLAISGRCYHARLHDRAKDSCQFICGDDPDGRDVETLEGVPFLTVNGVQTLGHAHTTAAGQIDELREAGVTALRLSPQTGDFAGLVGLYHRIAQGGTPRPEALAGLRRLMPEAALADGFLAGTPGASIAG is encoded by the coding sequence ATGGATCTGACCATTGGGCCGATCGCCTTTTTCTGGAACGCCGAAACCGTGCGCGGCTTTTACCGGACTTTGGCCGCAAGTCCGGCGCGGCGGGTGGTGATCGGCGAATGGGTCTGCTCGAAACGCCTGCCATTCTGGCAGCAGGAGATTCCCGGCGCCGTCGAATGCCTGCGCACCGCCGGCAAGGAGGTGGCGCTGTCCACGCTGTCGCTGATCACCCTGCGGCGCGAGCGTCGGCAGACCGAGGAACTGTTCGCCACCGGCCTGCCGGTCGAGATCGCCGATCTGGGGGCGCTGAAACACCTGCCCGAGGGGATGCCCTTCCAGGTCGGGCCGCTGGTCAATGTCTATAACGAGGGCACGCTGGAATGGCTGGCGAGGAAGGGCGCGACCCGCATCTGCCTGCCGCCCGAGCTGCCGCTGGCCTCGGTCGCCCGGCTTGCGGCGGCGGGTGCGGCGGCGGGTCTTGCCGTCGAGGTCTGGGGGCATGGCCGCGCGCCGCTGGCGATCTCGGGGCGCTGCTATCATGCTCGCCTGCACGACCGCGCCAAGGACAGCTGCCAGTTCATCTGCGGCGACGACCCGGACGGCCGCGATGTCGAGACGCTTGAAGGCGTGCCCTTCCTGACAGTGAACGGCGTGCAGACGCTGGGCCATGCCCATACCACCGCGGCCGGGCAGATCGACGAGCTGCGCGAGGCCGGCGTGACGGCGCTGCGGTTGTCGCCGCAGACCGGCGATTTCGCCGGGCTGGTCGGGCTTTACCACCGTATCGCCCAGGGCGGCACGCCGCGCCCCGAGGCGCTGGCCGGGCTGCGCCGGCTGATGCCGGAAGCCGCGCTCGCCGACGGCTTCCTGGCGGGGACGCCGGGCGCCAGCATCGCCGGCTGA
- a CDS encoding peptidase U32 family protein, whose protein sequence is MELVCPAGTPAALRAAVDAGAHTVYCGFANETNARNFPGLNFSAQELAEGVAYAAARGARVLVAINTFPRAGDQAIWHRAVAEAKAAGAHAVILADLGLIAHAAEAHPDLRLHLSVQAAAANPDAINFYAETFGIRRVVLPRVLTVEEITAINREIDVETEVFVFGGLCVMAEGRCSLSSYATGLSPNMNGVCSPASHVVYGEVGGQNEARLGGFLIHRTPKGAPAPYPTLCKGCFTAPATATGAAQTGHLFEDPVSLDATELIPRLRQAGVTALKIEGRQRSRAYVAQVVRAFRAAVEAVETGAPIPAGLLAKLTEGQAATTGAYAKTWR, encoded by the coding sequence ATGGAACTGGTCTGTCCCGCCGGCACCCCCGCCGCCCTGCGCGCGGCCGTGGATGCGGGGGCGCATACGGTCTATTGCGGCTTTGCCAATGAAACCAACGCCCGCAACTTTCCGGGGCTGAACTTCTCGGCCCAGGAGCTGGCCGAGGGCGTGGCCTATGCCGCGGCGCGCGGCGCCCGGGTGCTGGTCGCGATCAACACCTTCCCGCGCGCCGGCGACCAGGCGATCTGGCACCGCGCGGTGGCCGAAGCCAAGGCGGCCGGCGCCCATGCCGTGATCCTGGCCGACCTGGGCCTGATCGCCCATGCCGCCGAGGCGCATCCCGACCTGCGGCTGCATCTGTCGGTGCAGGCGGCGGCGGCCAACCCGGATGCGATCAACTTCTATGCCGAAACCTTCGGCATCCGGCGCGTCGTCCTGCCGCGGGTGCTGACGGTCGAGGAGATCACCGCCATCAACCGCGAGATCGACGTCGAGACCGAGGTCTTCGTCTTTGGCGGGCTCTGCGTCATGGCCGAGGGACGCTGCTCGCTGTCCTCATACGCGACGGGGTTGTCGCCGAACATGAACGGCGTCTGCTCACCGGCCAGCCATGTGGTCTATGGCGAGGTGGGCGGCCAGAATGAGGCCCGGCTGGGCGGCTTCCTGATCCACCGCACGCCCAAGGGGGCGCCCGCACCCTATCCGACGCTGTGCAAGGGCTGCTTTACCGCGCCCGCCACCGCCACCGGCGCCGCCCAGACCGGCCATCTGTTCGAAGACCCGGTGAGCCTGGACGCGACCGAACTGATCCCGCGCCTGCGCCAGGCCGGGGTGACGGCGCTGAAGATCGAGGGCCGCCAGCGCTCGCGCGCCTATGTGGCGCAGGTGGTGCGCGCCTTCCGCGCGGCGGTCGAGGCGGTGGAAACCGGTGCACCGATACCCGCCGGCCTGCTGGCGAAGCTGACCGAGGGTCAGGCCGCCACCACCGGCGCCTACGCGAAAACCTGGAGGTAG
- a CDS encoding SCP2 sterol-binding domain-containing protein — protein MTSPRPLPTVLRRLPVPPLAPRLMGIALTALLRRIARRQPAILSRLGPYEAARFLIDVTDGPVLLLIEPAARRIAAHPRSREPDHDAAIRGRLAAFLAMLHGAEDGDALFFSGELQIGGDTSAVLALRNALDDAELDLAAELAAIPGRPFDRWLRRGADLLARRSGYVLSRQETSP, from the coding sequence ATGACCTCGCCCCGCCCCCTTCCGACCGTGCTGCGCCGTCTGCCGGTCCCGCCACTCGCCCCGCGCCTGATGGGGATTGCCCTGACCGCGCTGCTGCGGCGCATCGCCCGCCGCCAGCCGGCGATCCTGTCCCGGCTCGGCCCATATGAGGCCGCGCGCTTCCTGATCGACGTGACCGATGGCCCGGTCCTGCTGCTGATCGAGCCCGCGGCCCGGCGCATCGCCGCCCATCCCCGCAGCCGCGAACCCGACCATGATGCGGCGATCCGCGGCCGGCTTGCCGCCTTTCTCGCCATGCTGCACGGCGCCGAGGACGGCGATGCGCTGTTCTTTTCCGGTGAACTGCAGATCGGCGGCGACACCTCCGCCGTGCTGGCGCTGCGCAATGCGCTGGACGACGCGGAACTGGACCTGGCCGCCGAGCTTGCGGCGATTCCCGGCCGCCCCTTCGACCGCTGGCTGCGCCGGGGCGCCGACCTGCTGGCGCGGCGCAGCGGCTATGTGCTTTCCAGACAGGAGACGAGCCCATGA
- a CDS encoding ABC transporter ATP-binding protein has product MNQLASPPDWASQVDAREAAPDIAATLPMLEVKALCRRFAGVAAVEDIGFRVARGEVTCLLGPSGCGKSTTLRMIAGIERPDSGTVRIDGRPMSGADTFLPPERRPVGMVFQDFALFPHLDVAANVGFGLQGPARQNRGRIGELLERVGLSGHAAKYPHELSGGEQQRVALARALAPRPCLMLMDEPFSSLDHRLRDGVRDAALDLLRETRTTVLMVTHDPEEAMLMGHRIAVMRQGRLIQEGRPDQLYDRPADRGVAAFFSDLNTVEGRVRNGRVQTVLGAFPAFGLAEGSRAEVVVRPQHLVTVEVGGTPARVERARYLGRDSLVETRLEPGGAAMKSRIPGLVLPAPGSLIRLAPRPGSVMVFPGPAD; this is encoded by the coding sequence ATGAACCAGTTAGCCAGCCCTCCCGACTGGGCCAGCCAGGTGGATGCGCGCGAGGCCGCGCCCGATATCGCCGCAACCCTGCCCATGCTGGAGGTCAAGGCGCTGTGCCGCCGCTTCGCCGGCGTGGCGGCGGTCGAGGATATCGGCTTCCGCGTGGCACGAGGCGAGGTGACCTGCCTGCTCGGCCCGTCGGGCTGCGGCAAATCGACCACGCTGCGCATGATCGCCGGCATCGAGCGGCCCGATTCGGGCACCGTCCGGATCGACGGCCGGCCCATGTCGGGGGCCGATACCTTCCTGCCGCCGGAACGGCGCCCGGTCGGCATGGTTTTCCAGGATTTCGCGCTGTTCCCGCATCTGGACGTGGCGGCCAATGTCGGCTTCGGCCTGCAGGGCCCAGCGCGGCAGAATCGCGGCCGCATCGGCGAGCTGCTGGAGCGGGTCGGCCTGTCCGGCCATGCGGCGAAATATCCGCACGAGCTTTCGGGGGGCGAGCAGCAGCGCGTGGCGCTGGCCCGCGCCCTGGCGCCGCGCCCCTGCCTGATGCTGATGGACGAACCGTTTTCCAGCCTCGACCACCGGCTGCGCGACGGCGTGCGCGACGCGGCGCTGGACCTGCTGCGCGAGACCCGGACCACGGTGCTGATGGTCACGCACGACCCCGAGGAAGCGATGCTGATGGGCCATCGCATCGCCGTCATGCGCCAGGGCCGGCTGATCCAGGAAGGGCGGCCCGATCAGCTTTACGACCGGCCCGCCGATCGCGGCGTCGCAGCCTTCTTCTCGGACCTGAACACGGTCGAAGGCCGGGTCAGGAACGGCCGGGTGCAGACCGTGCTGGGCGCCTTTCCGGCCTTCGGCCTGGCCGAGGGCAGCCGGGCCGAGGTGGTTGTCCGCCCGCAGCATCTGGTCACGGTCGAGGTCGGCGGCACCCCGGCCCGGGTCGAGCGCGCCCGCTATCTGGGTCGCGACAGCCTGGTCGAGACCCGGCTGGAGCCGGGCGGCGCGGCGATGAAATCCCGCATCCCCGGCCTGGTGCTGCCGGCACCCGGCAGCCTGATCCGCTTGGCCCCGCGGCCGGGCAGCGTCATGGTGTTTCCCGGCCCCGCCGACTGA